The Acidobacteriota bacterium genome has a window encoding:
- the pilM gene encoding pilus assembly protein PilM, with amino-acid sequence MKFEFKKPHLSLDFLDRISPFKPSYPVFAAEVSRKYLVLVRMRKEKDGWHLGNYIIKALPEDAVGQSIFHPEIHDREALMKVIKDALFQIGFKTPRLSLVIPDNIVRVSLLNFQEIPSNRRQLMEMIKWKLKRSIPFKLEDANISYQVLGNTANDRERVILVSLMLKSILRQYEELFQEMDMRAGLIDIATFGIHNLYRRAMEEMTDIALLNFSCNYFTFLIFRQGNMMFFRCKNYQAHEGMDEDEVMRSLKRELTTSLSYYSEKLSGKGLEKVYIRSASYPAERIVSLVGEIGLEEYEIIDPSAIVHFDGFPNCDHESKQKLTPAIGAIVGRIE; translated from the coding sequence TTGAAATTCGAATTTAAAAAACCGCATTTGAGTCTGGATTTTCTGGACAGAATATCGCCGTTCAAGCCGAGCTACCCGGTGTTCGCGGCTGAAGTGAGCAGGAAGTACCTGGTTCTGGTCCGGATGCGAAAAGAGAAGGATGGATGGCATCTGGGGAACTACATCATCAAAGCGCTTCCCGAGGATGCTGTCGGTCAGTCCATCTTCCATCCGGAGATACATGACAGGGAGGCTCTTATGAAGGTCATCAAGGATGCCCTCTTCCAGATCGGCTTCAAGACACCCAGGCTCTCCCTCGTTATCCCGGACAACATCGTCCGTGTCTCGCTTCTCAATTTCCAGGAGATCCCCTCTAACAGGAGGCAGCTCATGGAGATGATTAAGTGGAAATTGAAGAGATCCATTCCCTTCAAGCTGGAAGATGCTAACATCTCCTACCAGGTGCTGGGTAACACAGCGAATGATCGCGAGAGGGTCATCCTTGTCTCGCTCATGCTCAAGAGTATCCTCAGGCAGTACGAAGAGCTGTTTCAGGAGATGGACATGAGAGCAGGATTGATCGACATCGCCACCTTCGGGATCCACAATCTGTATCGTCGAGCCATGGAGGAGATGACAGACATTGCGCTCCTCAATTTTTCCTGCAACTACTTCACCTTCCTGATCTTCCGCCAGGGGAACATGATGTTCTTCCGCTGCAAGAACTACCAGGCCCACGAAGGCATGGATGAGGATGAGGTGATGCGATCTCTGAAACGGGAGCTGACGACGTCCCTGTCCTACTATTCCGAAAAACTGTCCGGCAAGGGTCTAGAAAAGGTTTATATCCGATCAGCCAGTTACCCGGCAGAGAGGATCGTAAGCCTGGTAGGAGAGATCGGTCTGGAGGAATATGAGATCATCGATCCTTCGGCCATCGTCCACTTTGACGGGTTCCCGAACTGCGATCACGAGTCGAAACAGAAGCTGACACCCGCCATAGGTGCCATAGTTGGGAGAATCGAATGA
- a CDS encoding type II secretion system protein translates to MKCHHPIHRILDSERGHLLLTLVIAVAVSMILLTVAAQSWSTVLQREKEEELIFRGWEYAIALKNFRKDRGRLPTDLKELTERGQRHQRYLRKLYRDPLSPDGEWNLLYLSPDGKGLINPNAPPIEGQLPAGLQERGMPLQRMPQGLQTSGGKIAGLQIAGVVSKSAEKAFKQYRKKEYYNEWLFSIFDLLEYQQQQEKDQKNVGGRPRHW, encoded by the coding sequence ATGAAATGTCATCACCCAATACATAGAATACTGGATTCAGAGAGAGGACATCTGCTACTAACCCTCGTCATAGCGGTAGCCGTTTCCATGATTCTGCTCACCGTTGCTGCCCAGTCGTGGAGTACAGTCCTCCAGAGAGAAAAGGAGGAAGAGCTGATTTTCCGGGGCTGGGAATACGCGATCGCGCTCAAGAATTTCAGGAAAGACCGTGGGAGGCTCCCCACGGATCTCAAGGAGCTTACAGAGAGGGGACAAAGGCATCAGCGGTACTTGAGAAAGCTTTATAGAGATCCACTGTCCCCGGATGGAGAATGGAATCTTCTCTACCTTTCTCCAGATGGAAAAGGGTTGATCAATCCCAACGCTCCACCCATTGAGGGGCAATTGCCAGCAGGACTCCAGGAGAGGGGTATGCCGCTGCAACGCATGCCGCAGGGCCTCCAAACGAGTGGTGGAAAGATTGCTGGTCTGCAGATAGCAGGCGTTGTTTCCAAGAGCGCGGAGAAGGCGTTCAAGCAGTATCGCAAGAAAGAGTACTACAATGAGTGGCTGTTTTCCATATTTGACCTCCTGGAGTATCAGCAACAGCAGGAGAAGGACCAGAAGAACGTGGGTGGGCGGCCGCGCCATTGGTAG
- a CDS encoding type II secretion system protein, which produces MLWKVKLSGRCGVTIIELICVVAIMLIIASVAMPVGRNIIKKQKEIELRRALREIRMAIDEFHELASRFPGVRQQLDADNEDLYPPDLETLVEGIDLGLAVERKAKFLRRIPVDPMTGTTEWGFRSSRDEPDSEFWGGENIFDIYTKSNDTALDGTKYKDW; this is translated from the coding sequence ATGCTCTGGAAGGTGAAATTAAGCGGGCGATGCGGGGTTACGATCATCGAACTCATCTGCGTCGTCGCCATCATGCTCATAATCGCCTCCGTCGCCATGCCCGTCGGAAGGAACATCATCAAGAAGCAGAAGGAGATCGAATTGAGAAGGGCACTGAGGGAGATAAGGATGGCGATCGATGAGTTTCATGAGCTTGCATCAAGGTTTCCCGGCGTCAGACAGCAGCTCGATGCAGACAATGAAGATCTTTACCCTCCGGATCTGGAGACTCTCGTCGAGGGGATTGATCTGGGGCTGGCAGTCGAGAGAAAGGCCAAATTCCTGAGACGAATACCGGTTGACCCCATGACCGGCACCACTGAATGGGGATTTCGATCGAGCCGGGACGAACCGGACTCAGAGTTCTGGGGCGGCGAGAACATCTTCGATATTTACACGAAGAGCAACGACACGGCACTCGACGGAACGAAGTATAAAGATTGGTAA
- the pilO gene encoding type 4a pilus biogenesis protein PilO, with translation MAAPETTRKTNGFDIRRESGTIIVILLAAFVLNILFFIFFTRLAISGYRSLNADSNPTMQALDKKKAMVLELEQRLARIEETERSIKQFYEKILSTKDQKMIDIQLEIVSIANEFGINPESVSYDNEEMPKEGVERFSISLPMTGTYGNLRQFINKIENSTNFMIIDRVFLRTAKEGGVILQLNIQLSTFFNAPYLSEMRNEMRKMRRRI, from the coding sequence ATGGCAGCACCAGAAACGACCAGAAAAACAAACGGTTTCGACATAAGGAGGGAAAGCGGGACGATCATCGTAATTCTGTTGGCCGCTTTTGTTCTGAACATCCTCTTCTTCATCTTCTTCACAAGGCTGGCCATATCTGGCTATCGCTCTCTGAATGCCGATAGCAATCCCACGATGCAGGCCCTCGACAAGAAAAAGGCGATGGTTCTTGAACTGGAGCAAAGACTGGCACGAATAGAAGAAACTGAGAGGTCAATTAAGCAATTCTACGAGAAGATTCTTTCCACAAAAGATCAGAAGATGATTGATATCCAGCTTGAGATCGTATCCATCGCCAATGAGTTTGGCATCAATCCGGAGAGCGTCTCTTACGATAACGAAGAGATGCCCAAGGAGGGGGTGGAGCGCTTCTCCATTTCTCTGCCGATGACGGGGACATACGGTAATCTGAGGCAGTTCATCAACAAGATAGAGAATTCCACGAATTTCATGATCATCGACAGGGTATTTCTGAGGACTGCCAAGGAGGGAGGAGTGATCCTCCAGCTCAACATCCAGCTCTCCACTTTCTTCAACGCTCCATATCTCTCTGAAATGCGAAATGAGATGCGAAAGATGAGGAGAAGAATCTAA
- a CDS encoding secretin N-terminal domain-containing protein: MKRKFDHSRGVIVNMKQIFKFATLLLVVLFLASCAAQNAYRKAEKNAKREDWDKAVIGYSKALAMDPGNTRYSVALARAKIKASAIHFEKGKKYLDSGQIELAIAELQQTVALDPSNQYAFNELEKAMKLLEKKAVPVSEIEEMKARAKREALAPPKLNPRSQEPIAMKFKEETVGKIYDILSKVSGINFIYDDKVDLQRKIDIDLANISFEKAMDILMMTNKHFYKVIDENTLLIAPDNKQKRQEYEDNVIRTFYLSNADPKQVSALVRTLLNTRQIADNSMLNSITIKDTPEKVEIAEKIIEANDKSKAEIIIDVELLEINRKIIQNLGLDLTAKTIGVTYGAEDAIPMNNLRLLKQQSAWLVGPIPGIMLDFLKSDSDTKTISKPQLRVAEGEKAEIHIGDRVPIPTTTFSTAQTIGGNIVPLTSFTYQNVGIELNIEPRVHHNKEITLKVQVKVSSLTGQVTGSYGVSQPIIGERDIKTVIRLKDGETNMLAGLIKKDDINSLSGVPGVSDLPFLGRIFGKNSIENSEMDIVLTLTPHIIRIPDIREDDLMALWVGTDENMRLRGSTRNAAGETPFSGPEETPIVTIQQRPAAPGAVARPRERRIPEEAPPPKVEEEALKQPEAEEPESPEPLAEEPEKLTGMARVSIVPSKPTYSIGDTISLSIVIEGASNVGSVPFHLRFNPQVLEFVPPGIEGNFLNADGTSTVFIASESASGGEIIVGISRIGSQTGASGSGTLCVLQFLAVSDGPCSFEFSGQSVKDPKAQNLRATFSSVNLVIQPGK, from the coding sequence ATGAAACGTAAATTTGATCATTCAAGGGGTGTCATCGTGAATATGAAGCAAATCTTCAAGTTTGCCACACTGCTTTTAGTGGTGCTCTTCCTTGCATCCTGCGCAGCGCAGAACGCTTACAGGAAGGCCGAGAAGAATGCCAAGAGGGAGGATTGGGATAAAGCGGTCATCGGATACTCCAAGGCGCTGGCCATGGATCCCGGCAACACGAGATACAGCGTGGCTCTGGCGAGGGCCAAGATCAAAGCCTCGGCCATCCACTTCGAGAAGGGGAAAAAATATCTCGACTCGGGGCAGATCGAGCTCGCCATCGCGGAGCTTCAACAGACCGTCGCCCTGGACCCTTCCAACCAGTATGCTTTCAACGAACTCGAGAAGGCAATGAAGTTACTGGAGAAGAAGGCGGTACCGGTGTCTGAGATCGAGGAGATGAAGGCGCGCGCGAAAAGAGAAGCACTGGCTCCTCCAAAGCTAAACCCCCGCTCCCAGGAACCTATCGCCATGAAATTCAAAGAGGAAACCGTAGGGAAGATTTACGACATCCTATCGAAGGTCTCCGGGATCAATTTCATCTACGACGACAAGGTGGACCTCCAAAGGAAGATAGACATAGATCTTGCCAACATCTCCTTCGAGAAAGCGATGGACATCCTCATGATGACCAACAAGCACTTCTATAAGGTAATCGATGAAAACACTCTGCTCATCGCGCCGGACAACAAACAGAAGAGGCAGGAGTACGAAGACAACGTCATCCGGACCTTCTATCTTTCGAATGCCGATCCGAAGCAGGTTTCCGCTCTGGTCCGCACACTGCTCAACACCAGACAGATTGCTGACAACAGCATGCTTAATTCAATCACAATCAAGGACACGCCAGAAAAGGTTGAGATTGCGGAAAAGATCATCGAGGCAAACGACAAGTCCAAGGCGGAGATCATCATCGACGTGGAGCTTTTAGAAATAAATAGAAAAATCATCCAGAACCTCGGCCTCGACCTGACGGCCAAGACAATCGGTGTGACCTACGGCGCAGAGGATGCAATTCCGATGAATAACCTGAGGCTTCTGAAGCAACAGTCGGCATGGCTCGTCGGTCCCATCCCAGGTATCATGCTTGACTTTCTGAAATCCGATTCTGATACGAAAACGATCTCCAAGCCACAACTGAGAGTGGCGGAAGGGGAGAAGGCGGAGATCCACATCGGGGACAGGGTGCCGATACCGACGACTACGTTCAGCACTGCCCAGACCATTGGTGGGAATATCGTGCCCCTGACCTCCTTCACCTATCAGAATGTAGGCATCGAGCTGAACATCGAACCAAGGGTCCATCACAATAAGGAGATCACGCTGAAGGTGCAGGTGAAGGTTAGCTCCCTTACAGGTCAGGTAACGGGGTCCTATGGTGTCAGCCAGCCGATCATCGGCGAGAGGGACATTAAGACGGTGATCAGGCTCAAGGATGGCGAAACGAACATGCTGGCAGGACTCATAAAGAAGGATGACATCAATTCGCTTAGCGGAGTTCCGGGCGTCAGCGACCTTCCATTCCTGGGAAGGATATTTGGAAAGAATTCCATTGAAAATTCTGAGATGGATATCGTGCTCACGCTCACGCCACACATCATCAGGATTCCTGACATCAGGGAAGACGATCTCATGGCCCTGTGGGTAGGAACAGATGAGAACATGCGCCTGCGTGGGAGCACGAGGAACGCCGCCGGTGAGACTCCGTTCAGTGGACCTGAGGAGACTCCAATAGTAACCATTCAACAACGGCCGGCCGCTCCTGGCGCAGTAGCAAGACCGCGAGAAAGGAGAATACCTGAGGAAGCTCCGCCTCCAAAAGTCGAAGAGGAGGCTCTGAAACAACCGGAGGCAGAGGAGCCTGAATCGCCCGAGCCGCTGGCAGAGGAGCCTGAAAAACTGACAGGCATGGCACGGGTCTCCATCGTTCCATCGAAGCCCACGTACAGCATCGGTGATACGATCAGTCTCAGCATCGTTATAGAAGGGGCATCCAACGTCGGCTCGGTTCCCTTCCATCTGAGATTCAATCCTCAGGTCCTGGAGTTCGTGCCTCCCGGCATTGAGGGGAATTTCCTTAACGCGGATGGTACAAGCACAGTCTTCATTGCATCGGAATCGGCCAGCGGAGGAGAGATCATCGTCGGGATCTCCAGAATTGGAAGCCAGACGGGCGCGTCTGGGAGCGGAACGCTGTGCGTGCTGCAGTTTCTTGCCGTGAGCGACGGTCCATGCTCTTTTGAGTTCAGCGGACAGAGCGTGAAGGACCCGAAGGCACAGAACTTGAGGGCTACCTTCTCGTCGGTGAACCTCGTCATTCAACCCGGGAAGTGA
- the dut gene encoding dUTP diphosphatase codes for MKKVKVLVKRCQGNDDLPIPSFATDGSSGFDLAACIEDEVMIKPGERVVIPTGFAIALPEGFEAQVRPRSGTALKFGLTMVNSPGTIDSDYRGEIKVIAINLGREPIKLKRGERIAQMVVSEVPKVELIQVDDLPSTKRGSGGFGHTG; via the coding sequence ATGAAGAAGGTTAAGGTTCTTGTAAAACGGTGCCAGGGAAACGATGACCTTCCCATCCCATCGTTTGCCACCGATGGGAGTTCCGGTTTCGATCTTGCAGCCTGCATCGAAGATGAAGTTATGATCAAACCGGGGGAGAGGGTTGTAATCCCGACAGGATTTGCCATAGCGCTTCCGGAAGGCTTCGAGGCGCAGGTGAGACCAAGGAGCGGAACGGCGCTGAAGTTTGGTCTGACCATGGTCAATTCACCAGGGACCATCGATTCAGATTACAGAGGGGAGATCAAAGTCATTGCCATCAACCTGGGGAGGGAACCGATCAAGCTGAAGAGGGGAGAGCGAATAGCTCAGATGGTCGTCTCTGAAGTGCCGAAGGTCGAACTTATCCAGGTCGATGATCTCCCATCTACAAAAAGGGGTTCAGGCGGCTTTGGACATACTGGATGA
- a CDS encoding GspE/PulE family protein encodes MANKVKKTAEKESTLQSLKDLLPESGEYAGGQEEVLSEEYQAQKLAERLGIEYVDLHNFQFDSELFRMIPVDLMFRYNFVPYRRENNHLVIIVSDPTDVLMIDELELLLGMDIEVTVGTQSAIQDILKKSESSQRVLDEATEEFKLQILQDEEEGEETLTIDKLTSDQSPIIKLVDSTIFNALQRRASDIHVETREREVVIKYRIDGVLYQAMEPIDKKFHSTIISRIKVMSELDISEKRIPQDGRFKLRVKGKAIDFRVSIMPSIHGEDAVIRILDKESANEQFAQLNLSVLGFSEKELKRLRRFITEPYGMVLVTGPTGSGKTTTLYAAISEIKNEEDKIITIEDPVEYQIPGITQIPVNEKKGLTFARGLRSILRHDPDKILVGEIRDEETAQIAIQSALTGHLVFTTVHANNVVDVLGRFLNMKVEPYNFVSALNCVLAQRLVRLICPSCKQKSNIMAEMLEESGLDPKIYINYSFYEGRGCIECGGTGYRGRTAIAELLDMSDRIREMIIEKRPAADIKRAAKEEGMTFLRESAVEKVLEGQTTLREINKVTFVE; translated from the coding sequence ATGGCAAATAAAGTGAAGAAGACAGCGGAAAAAGAGAGCACACTCCAGTCTCTCAAGGACCTGCTCCCGGAGAGCGGTGAATATGCGGGAGGCCAGGAGGAGGTCCTCTCCGAGGAATATCAGGCGCAGAAGTTGGCGGAAAGACTGGGAATCGAATATGTGGACCTGCACAATTTCCAGTTTGATTCAGAGCTCTTCCGGATGATCCCCGTGGATCTCATGTTCCGGTACAACTTTGTACCTTACAGAAGGGAGAACAACCACCTCGTCATCATCGTGTCCGATCCAACGGACGTCCTGATGATTGACGAGCTGGAGCTCCTCCTTGGAATGGACATCGAGGTGACAGTCGGGACGCAATCTGCCATACAAGACATCCTGAAAAAGAGCGAGAGCTCGCAGCGGGTCCTCGATGAAGCCACAGAGGAATTCAAGCTCCAGATCCTCCAGGACGAAGAGGAAGGCGAGGAGACGCTCACCATCGACAAGCTAACCAGCGATCAGAGTCCAATCATCAAGCTTGTTGATTCTACCATCTTCAATGCACTCCAGAGGCGGGCCAGCGACATCCATGTCGAAACGAGGGAGCGGGAAGTCGTAATAAAGTACAGGATCGATGGGGTCCTCTACCAGGCGATGGAACCGATTGATAAGAAGTTCCACTCGACAATCATCTCACGCATCAAGGTCATGTCCGAGCTAGACATCTCGGAGAAGAGGATCCCGCAGGACGGGCGCTTCAAATTGAGGGTGAAAGGGAAGGCGATTGACTTCCGTGTCTCCATCATGCCCTCGATTCATGGGGAAGATGCCGTTATCCGTATCCTCGATAAGGAATCGGCCAACGAGCAATTCGCCCAGCTGAATCTCAGCGTCCTCGGCTTCAGCGAGAAAGAGCTAAAGCGATTGAGGAGGTTCATCACGGAACCTTACGGTATGGTCCTTGTGACGGGGCCGACAGGTAGCGGAAAGACGACGACCCTCTATGCAGCCATCTCTGAAATCAAGAACGAAGAGGACAAGATCATCACGATCGAGGATCCGGTGGAATATCAGATTCCCGGGATCACGCAAATACCGGTCAACGAGAAGAAAGGATTGACTTTTGCGAGGGGCTTGAGGTCGATCCTGAGACACGACCCTGACAAGATCCTGGTCGGAGAGATCCGCGACGAAGAGACTGCGCAGATCGCCATACAGTCCGCGCTTACCGGACACCTCGTCTTCACGACAGTCCATGCCAACAACGTTGTCGACGTGCTTGGCAGATTCCTTAACATGAAGGTGGAACCATACAACTTCGTCTCCGCTCTGAACTGCGTCCTGGCGCAGAGGCTCGTTAGGCTCATCTGCCCATCCTGCAAGCAGAAGTCGAATATCATGGCAGAGATGCTCGAGGAATCCGGGTTGGATCCAAAGATCTATATTAACTACAGCTTCTATGAGGGACGAGGATGCATCGAGTGTGGCGGAACGGGATACCGGGGGAGAACGGCCATTGCCGAGCTTCTCGACATGTCGGACAGGATCAGAGAGATGATAATCGAAAAGAGGCCGGCTGCAGACATAAAGAGAGCAGCCAAAGAAGAGGGGATGACCTTCCTGAGAGAATCAGCAGTCGAGAAGGTCCTCGAGGGGCAGACGACCCTGAGAGAGATCAACAAAGTGACATTTGTGGAGTGA
- a CDS encoding PKD domain-containing protein — protein MRKAGIIALFALAMLPLWTCEKSDPTAPDESTILLSANPDTIRPDTSGFGTSVITAQVLDGSFNAVKGVGVRFSASPTGSLTSNGDAVMTDSNGIARDTLKTNATTKVTARSGSATAEIQVAVGSGNKAPTVLLTAEPNPVKTGRNVTFDGSGSVDSDGSIIGYKWELYPDIDPPEKVPPDPTPYDPAVPSLLREYNQEQNVIVKLTVYDNSGAYDQDYIIENVVDNLPPTADAGADQRTKLPSSGNVTVKLDGSGSYDEDGSIVHYFWLCGNGTTYPTGTQQNPNSLGICSYNMTGQYFVTLTVTDDGGKESSDICKVTIE, from the coding sequence ATGAGAAAGGCAGGCATTATTGCTCTCTTTGCTCTGGCTATGCTGCCGCTCTGGACCTGTGAAAAGAGCGACCCGACGGCTCCTGATGAATCGACGATCCTTCTCTCTGCCAATCCCGATACGATTCGTCCCGATACAAGCGGATTCGGAACGTCGGTCATCACTGCACAGGTCCTTGACGGATCCTTCAACGCCGTGAAGGGTGTCGGGGTTAGATTCTCCGCTTCACCGACGGGAAGCCTTACATCGAATGGCGATGCGGTTATGACCGATTCCAACGGAATAGCCAGGGATACATTGAAGACTAATGCAACGACGAAGGTGACCGCAAGGTCTGGAAGTGCCACCGCGGAGATCCAGGTCGCCGTGGGAAGCGGGAATAAGGCGCCAACCGTTCTTCTTACAGCCGAACCGAATCCCGTCAAGACCGGCAGGAACGTAACGTTCGATGGCAGTGGATCGGTGGACTCCGATGGGAGTATCATTGGATACAAATGGGAACTGTATCCGGATATCGATCCGCCGGAGAAGGTCCCCCCCGATCCTACTCCATATGATCCAGCCGTTCCCTCACTGCTCAGGGAATACAATCAGGAACAGAACGTCATCGTGAAGCTTACCGTCTATGATAACAGTGGCGCCTATGATCAGGATTACATCATTGAAAACGTCGTTGATAACCTTCCTCCAACGGCTGATGCGGGTGCCGATCAGAGGACAAAGCTCCCGTCGTCGGGGAACGTTACCGTCAAACTGGATGGAAGCGGGTCTTACGATGAAGACGGGTCGATCGTCCATTACTTCTGGCTGTGCGGCAATGGTACAACTTATCCCACTGGAACACAGCAGAATCCAAACTCCTTGGGGATCTGCTCGTATAACATGACCGGCCAGTACTTCGTGACACTTACCGTCACGGACGATGGAGGAAAAGAGAGCAGCGACATTTGCAAAGTAACCATTGAATGA
- a CDS encoding type II secretion system protein, which translates to MKPEFRFLTGTKGMKEKGFTLIELLIVVALIGIIVTVAAVQYKNAIQKAKEAVLKEDLYILRDCIDQYYADKGKYPTDLQVLVEEKYIRVIPTDPMTKSADTWQFEYSEITDDPMGEQGIIDVRSGAEGVGLDGVPYSEW; encoded by the coding sequence ATGAAACCAGAGTTTCGATTCCTTACAGGGACAAAAGGAATGAAGGAAAAGGGATTCACGCTCATCGAGCTTCTCATCGTTGTGGCGCTCATCGGGATTATCGTGACGGTTGCCGCAGTTCAGTACAAGAACGCCATCCAGAAGGCGAAGGAGGCCGTCCTGAAAGAGGATCTCTACATACTGAGGGATTGCATCGATCAGTATTACGCGGACAAGGGGAAATATCCTACGGACCTTCAGGTTCTCGTCGAGGAAAAATATATCCGGGTGATTCCCACCGACCCGATGACGAAATCGGCAGACACATGGCAATTCGAATACTCTGAAATCACCGATGACCCGATGGGTGAACAGGGGATCATAGATGTCAGAAGCGGAGCCGAAGGAGTCGGTCTCGATGGAGTTCCATATTCGGAATGGTAA
- a CDS encoding pitrilysin family protein, producing the protein MIKKEILSNGLTVITEKMPDVRSITLGVWLKKGSRHERPEENGISHFIEHLLFKGTESKSGKKIALIIDSIGGQIDAFTSKEYTCFYAKILDEHLPVALELLSDIVLHPRLDHEDIEKERKVIYEEIKMVEDTPDELVYDIFMENFWKGHPLGNPIQGTVEKIAKITDQRLMGYFRKRYSPGNILIAAAGNLNHRKILSMVEESFGSLSGQDSQTELKAPKPHFAIVKRKKNELEQLHLCLGMDAFPRSFEERYQLLVLNTLLGGAMSSRLFQNIREKRGLAYSIFSGVNTFVDSGFLMVYAATNPGSAKEVLRLIIQELVNLKKRLISTNELKVAKEHLKGSLMLSLESTSSRMSNIARNELYFGRQFSLSEVLKGVDSVKAKDIQELGFRIFNNSHLTLAALGKFSKFRIRKEELEF; encoded by the coding sequence ATGATAAAAAAGGAAATACTATCGAATGGCTTGACGGTCATAACCGAAAAAATGCCCGATGTGAGATCGATCACTCTCGGTGTCTGGCTAAAAAAGGGGTCCAGACACGAAAGACCGGAGGAAAACGGGATTTCGCATTTCATAGAACATCTCCTCTTCAAGGGAACTGAAAGCAAATCAGGCAAGAAGATCGCACTCATCATCGATTCCATCGGTGGTCAGATCGACGCCTTCACTTCAAAGGAGTATACCTGCTTTTATGCCAAAATCCTGGATGAGCATCTTCCAGTCGCTCTCGAGTTGCTATCGGATATCGTCCTTCATCCCAGATTAGATCATGAGGATATCGAAAAAGAGCGAAAGGTAATCTACGAGGAGATCAAGATGGTGGAGGATACGCCCGATGAGCTCGTCTATGATATCTTCATGGAAAACTTCTGGAAGGGACATCCCCTGGGGAATCCGATCCAGGGAACGGTCGAGAAGATAGCTAAAATCACCGATCAGAGGTTAATGGGCTATTTCAGAAAAAGGTATTCTCCCGGGAACATCCTCATTGCCGCGGCAGGGAATCTCAATCACAGGAAGATCCTTTCCATGGTCGAAGAAAGTTTCGGCTCGCTATCCGGCCAGGATAGCCAAACAGAGTTAAAGGCGCCAAAGCCCCACTTCGCCATCGTGAAGAGGAAGAAGAACGAACTGGAGCAACTCCACCTTTGTCTCGGAATGGATGCCTTCCCGAGAAGCTTTGAAGAGAGATATCAGCTTCTCGTCCTGAATACCCTTCTGGGGGGGGCCATGAGCTCCAGGCTCTTTCAGAACATCAGAGAGAAACGGGGGCTTGCCTATTCTATCTTCTCCGGCGTCAACACGTTCGTGGACTCGGGATTCTTGATGGTCTATGCTGCAACGAACCCCGGGTCAGCCAAAGAAGTCCTGAGGCTCATCATCCAGGAATTAGTCAACCTGAAGAAGAGGCTTATCTCTACCAACGAATTGAAAGTTGCCAAGGAACATCTTAAAGGGAGTCTCATGCTCTCCCTCGAAAGTACTTCGAGCAGGATGTCGAACATCGCAAGAAATGAGCTCTATTTTGGCAGACAGTTTTCCCTGAGCGAAGTTCTCAAGGGTGTCGATTCCGTGAAGGCGAAAGACATACAGGAGCTTGGCTTCAGGATATTCAACAACAGTCATCTGACTCTGGCTGCTCTGGGAAAATTCTCGAAGTTCAGGATAAGAAAGGAAGAACTCGAATTCTGA